The Miscanthus floridulus cultivar M001 chromosome 17, ASM1932011v1, whole genome shotgun sequence genome has a window encoding:
- the LOC136517213 gene encoding uncharacterized protein — MEVLSSNRFARALLPSLLDQASRPLSNSKPPCRRPRGAVHTLASSAHGPAADAAAPSSSSPPSLARLLSTALRGGRAGGELPDLAAAATATGGTGIGTLLMSTTAAAVTKARESPYLLALAANPTFVSGLVAWAVAQAAKALLTSVVERRWDLRMLFSSGGMPSSHTALCTALTASVALCHGVSDALFPVCLGFTLIVMYDATGVRRHAGMQAEVLNKIVEDLFEGHPISERKLKELLGHTPSQVFAGAILGILVAWYCCQGCIVPI; from the exons ATGGAGGTGCTCAGCTCCAACCGCTTCGCTAGGGCACTCCTCCCGAGCCTCCTCGACCAGGCCTCCAGGCCCCTCAGCAACAGCAAGCCCCCGTGCCGCCGCCCCCGCGGCGCCGTCCATACCCTAGCCTCCTCCGCCCACGGCCCCGCCGCCGATGccgccgcgccgtcgtcgtcgtcgccgccgtcgctcgccCGGCTCCTCTCCACCGCGCTGCGGGGCGGCCGCGCGGGAGGGGAGCTCCCCGACCTCGCGgccgcggccacggccacgggTGGGACCGGGATAGGGACGCTGCTCATGAGcaccacggcggcggcggtgaccaAGGCGCGGGAGAGCCCGTACCTGCTGGCGCTGGCGGCCAACCCGACCTTTGTGTCGGGGCTGGTGGCGTGGGCCGTGGCGCAGGCCGCCAAGGCCCTGCTCACCTCCGTCGTCGAGCGGCGGTGGGACCTGCGGATGCTCTTCAGCTCCGGCGGGATGCCGTCCTCGCACACCGCGCTGTGCACCGCGCTCACCGCATCCGTCGCGCTCTGCCATGGCGTCAGCGACGCGCTCTTCCCCGTTTGTCTCGGTTTTACTCTAATTGTTATGTACGATGCCACGGGCGTCAGGCGCCACGCCGGAATGCAGGCCGAG GTACTCAATAAGATCGTTGAGGACCTGTTTGAAGGCCATCCGATTAGTGAAAGAAAACTCAAGGAGTTGTTAGGACATACTCCATCACAGGTCTTTGCCGGAGCAATTTTAGGCATCTTGGTGGCCTGGTATTGCTGCCAAGGTTGCATTGTTCCCATTTGA
- the LOC136516390 gene encoding protein MLN51 homolog → MADKEKPEAEEEEEYESDLDDAPLSALRRRDAASDDEEEDEDEDGGTPIRRRKAGSDADSDGQGAAEVYDEEGAYEEGEEEYEEYEEEEYGGFEAGDGRVRGVAAEAVAGAGQGGGQAAGDGEVEKVGEAAPGDEEEEKKGNEPYAVPTTGAFYMHDDRFQEGRGRGRGRGRQRRMVNSRRLWSPKDERAWVHDRFDEMDLHDFHGGNPKRKQGGGFRGRGGGQGGRTRGISRGNFRGNRSRANYHDGSKNYSYVPKESHAYHDNTKNTRHSSYSNGKNRAPKPSCDHYDDAKSYDTVPNESRTYYGDAKSQKNAPRVVRGRGSKRYQPRLKSTTDVSSEQNMKSQGLEDTSSNANLGKDQTQGSNSRLEQVLPIKQTVASSLNSASPPFYPARSSNQELPVGQGGNAQLSNNLLRGKAFVPSVGNAAAAMNGMNRPALLLAASSSNAPFSLATNQVNRDYGQPAHPLVQQNPVQSPTRSAPRMPAQMFGARFSNSSKISPAQPTSTTLGDDAEISSPRGSNKFDSRLTVKGQPDDQGEERSSFLYGGAHVLGATGAMGITLGDQNFHGTPALLPVMQFGGQRPVGRGVPSIGMALPGFVSQQQLGLNNSEMTWLPILTGASGALGAPYGSPYIAIDGSYYSRPSEQASSSVSIREPSANNASSLLKSQEITEVASDERTQRQNKPRRYSEMNFGQ, encoded by the exons ATGGCCGACAAGGAGAAGCCGGaggctgaggaggaagaggagtacGAGAGCGACCTCGACGACGCGCCCCTCTCCGCGTTGCGGCGCCGCGACGCTGCGAGCGACgacgaggaagaggacgaggatgaggacggaGGGACGCCCATAAGGCGTAGGAAGGCCGGATCCGACGCAGATTCCGACGGGCAGGGCGCCGCCGAGGTGTACGACGAGGAGGGCGCGTACGAGGAAGGCGAGGAGGAGTAcgaggaatacgaggaggaggAGTACGGGGGGTTCGAAGCAGGGGACGGCAGAGTGCGCGGGGTGGCTGCCGAGGCGGTTGCCGGTGCGGGGCAAGGGGGGGGCCAGGCGGCGGGGGATGGGGAAGTTGAAAAGGTGGGTGAGGCAGCGCCAGGGGAtgaagaggaggagaagaaggggaaCGAGCCCTACGCCGTTCCGACGACCGGCGCCTTCTACATGCACGACGACCGCTTCCAGGAGGGCCGTGGCCGTGGGCGTGGCCGCGGGCGCCAAAG GAGAATGGTGAACAGTAGAAGGTTGTGGAGTCCTAAAGACGAGCGAGCCTGGGTCCATGACAGATTTGATGAGATGGATCTGCACGATTTTCATGGTGGCAAT CCAAAAAGAAAGCAGGGAGGTGGCTTTAGAGGACGTGGTGGTGGACAAGGTGGTAGAACTCGTGGCATTAGCCGTGGTAACTTCAGAGGCAACAGATCTCGAGCAAACTATCATGATGGTAGCAAGAACTATAGCTATGTTCCAAAGGAATCTCATGCATACCATGATAACACCAAGAATACCCGTCATTCTTCATACTCTAATGGGAAGAATAGAGCTCCAAAACCATCTTGTGATCACTATGATGATGCTAAAAGTTATGACACTGTCCCAAATGAATCTCGCACTTACTATGGTGATGCTAAGAGTCAAAAGAATGCACCAAGAGTAGTTCGAGGAAGAGGCTCCAAGCGTTACCAACCACGCTTGAAAAGTACCACTGATGTATCTTCAGAGCAAAATATGAA ATCTCAGGGTCTTGAAGACACTTCGTCAAATGCAAACTTGGGAAAAGACCAAACTCAAGGATCAAATTCGCGGCTTGAACAAGTCCTTCCTATTAAGCAGACTGTTGCATCAAGCTTGAATTCAGCTTCACCACCATTTTATCCTGCGAGGTCATCCAATCAAGAGCTCCCAGTTGGTCAAGGAGGGAATGCACAACTTAGTAATAACCTACTGAGAGGGAAGGCCTTTGTACCATCAGTTGGGAATGCTGCAGCTGCTATGAATGGCATGAATAGACCTGCACTGCTTCTAGCTGCATCATCATCAAATGCTCCATTTTCTTTAGCCACTAATCAAGTCAATAGAGACTATGGCCAGCCTGCGCATCCACTTGTTCAACAAAACCCAGTTCAATCCCCTACACGATCTGCACCCAGGATGCCTGCCCAGATGTTTGGTGCAAGATTCAGCAATAGCAGTAAAATATCACCTGCACAACCTACATCAACTACTTTGGGTGATGACGCTGAAATTTCTTCACCTAGGGGATCAAACAAATTTGATTCTCGGTTAACAGTTAAGGGACAACCTGATGACCAAGGAGAAGAGCGTTCTTCGTTTCTCTATGGTGGGGCTCATGTTCTTGGGGCTACAGGTGCAATGGGCATTACACTTGGTGATCAAAATTTCCATGGTACCCCAGCATTGCTGCCAG TTATGCAGTTTGGAGGTCAACGACCAGTTGGGCGTGGTGTTCCTTCAATTGGTATGGCTCTTCCAGGATTTGTGTCTCAACAACAACTTGGTCTCAATAATTCTGAGATGACCTG GCTACCGATATTGACTGGTGCCTCTGGAGCTCTAGGAGCACCTTATGGTTCACCTTATATAGCCATTGATGGAAGTTATTACTCTCGACCATCTGAACAAGCATCTTCATCAGTTTCTATTAG AGAACCTAGTGCAAATAATGCTTCTTCTCTGTTGAAGTCCCAAGAAATAACAG AGGTTGCAAGTGATGAAAGAACTCAACGCCAAAATAAACCTCGTCG ATACTCGGAGATGAACTTTGGCCAATGA
- the LOC136516293 gene encoding calcineurin B-like protein 4: MGCVSSKRFSRSAPAHEDPAVLASQTSFTVNEVEALYELYKKLSFSIVKDGLIHKEEFQLALFRNSKRANLFADRVFDLFDLKRNGVIDFEEFVRSLSVFHPKAHISEKTAFAFKLYDLRGTGYIEKEELRKMVLALLDESDLCLSDSTVETIVENTFSQADSNGDGRIDPEEWEEFVKKNPATLRNMSLPYLQDITMSFPSFIMHSEASD, translated from the exons ATGGGCTGCGTGTCGTCCAAGCGGTTCAGCAGGAGTGCGCCGGCGCACGAGGATCCGGCCGTGCTGGCGTCCCAGACCTCAT TCACGGTGAACGAGGTGGAGGCGTTGTACGAGCTGTACAAGAAGCTGAGCTTCTCCATCGTCAAAGACGGGCTCATCCACAAG GAGGAGTTTCAGCTCGCCTTGTTCAGGAACAGCAAGAGAGCGAACCTCTTTGCAGACCGG GTCTTCGATCTGTTCGATCTCAAACGGAACGGAGTCATCGATTTCGAGGAATTCGTGCGGTCGCTCAGTGTATTCCACCCTAAAGCACATATATCGGAGAAGACAGCGT TCGCGTTCAAGCTGTATGATCTAAGGGGGACAGGTTACATCGAGAAAGAAGAG CTCAGAAAGATGGTCTTGGCACTGCTTGATGAGTCTGATCTCTGCCTTTCAGATAGCACTGTCGAGACGATTGTCGAGAAT ACATTCAGTCAAGCGGACTCAAATGGGGACGGCAGGATAGATCCTGAAGAATGGGAGGAATTTGTGAAAAAGAACCCGGCAACATTAAGAAACATGTCTCTCCCTTATTTGCA GGACATTACCATGTCATTTCCCAGCTTCATAATGCATTCAGAAGCCAGTGACTGA
- the LOC136518910 gene encoding protein SODIUM POTASSIUM ROOT DEFECTIVE 3-like: MRRPRIGRVLLDCFSLSLCTSTCVCVRALEDDDEEAVQRAALVTASDHHHQRHRQLRLKDIVDGAGTLGFHLQPKTVELRVSMHCNGCARKVHKHISKMEGVTWFEVDLESKKVVVKGDVTPLEVLQSVSKVKFAQLWMAGPGPHCR, from the exons ATGAGGCGGCCGCGCATCGGCAGGGTGCTGCTGGActgcttctccttgtccctgtgcACGAGCACCTGCGTCTGCGTCCGCGCGCTGGAggacgatgacgaggaggccgtcCAGAGGGCGGCGCTGGTGACGGCGAgcgaccaccaccaccagcggCACCGGCAGCTGCGGCTCAAGGACATCGTCGATGGGGCAGGGACGCTCGGCTTCCATCTGCAACCCAAG ACGGTGGAGCTGAGGGTGTCCATGCACTGCAACGGCTGCGCCAGGAAGGTCCACAAGcacatctccaagatggaag GCGTGACATGGTTCGAGGTGGATCTAGAGAGCAAGAAGGTGGTGGTGAAGGGGGACGTGACGCCGTTGGAGGTGCTGCAGAGCGTCTCCAAGGTCAAGTTCGCGCAGCTGTGGATGGCCGGCCCCGGCCCCCATTGTCGCTAG